The DNA window GGCCCCCTGAAACCCCAGCACGCTCCCGTTTCCGGTCGCCGTCTTCACGAGCTTCAGTGCCGCTTCGACGGCGTCGGTCCCCGCCGGACTGCAGAACTGAACCTTCGCCGAGTCGGCGAACGCCGACGGGAGACTGTCGAACAGCGAATCGACGAACCGCTCCTTGGCGGGCGTGCTGATGTCGAGTGTGTGGAGCGGCCGGTCCGCGTTCAGGGTCCGCTCCATCGCCTCGACGACCCGCGGGTGGTTGTGCCCGAGCGCGAGGGTGCCGGCCCCCGCGAGGCAGTCGTAGTACTCGTTTCCGTCCATGTCGGTCACGGTCACGCCGTGAGCCTCGCGGATGGCCAACGGGAGGTGGCGCGGATACGTTCGCGCGCTGGACTCGCGCTCTGCCTGCTGTGTGAGTATCCGTTCGTTCCCCCCTTCGAGATAGCTCACTACGGGTCACCTCCGCGATTCGGTGTGTCTGTCTCCCCGAGTTGCCGCTCGTACTGCCGAATCTTGCGCATGCCATGTTTTAGGCCAGCCTAAAACAACGTAAATCTGGCGGATTTTAGGCGGTCCTAAAACTAATGTGACTATCCGTCGTACGGCATCCGTACTGAATATTTCGGACGAGGACACGAGTTAGGGTACTGCGGAGAGAGAGGAGCGTCGGTGTGCGACCGCGAGAGGCCGGTTCGAGGTGCGCCGTCTCGGTTCTGTTCTCCCTCGCCGTTATCCTCGGTAACCCTGACGTTAACAGGCGTCCGCGAGTACACGTAGTCAAGAAAGTCATTCGGACGCGCCGGGCGGCCGAAGGATGTCCAATGAGTAAGCAGATACCGACCCACACCGACCAGCGCACGACACCCGTTTTCGAGGGGAGATACAGCCCTTCGCAGTCGAGTTCCGCACTCCGCGGCCCCGTCGAATCGCTCGACGGAGCGGAGGACAACGACCACCTCGCACTCGTCTACGAGGACCGAGCCGAGCAGTTCGCGGCGGTCGTCCCGTTCGTCCGAGACGGTCTCGAACGGGGCGAGCGGTGCGTGTACGTCGCCGACGACAACACCGTAGACGAGGTGCTCGACGCGATGCGAGAGCGCGGCGTCGACGTCGACGACGCGCTCGAATCGGGGGCGCTCTCGGTGCACACGGAAGGGGAGGTGTACCGTCGAGCCGGCGAGTTCGACTGCGACGCGATGATGGAGTTCTGGAAGGAGACGCTCGCGGACGCGGCCGCCGAGGGGTTCTCGGGGGTCAGAGCCGCCGCCGAGATGACGTGGGCGCTCGACGCGGACAGCGACCACGACGAACTCTGCGAGTACGAATCGCTGCTCAACCCGCTGTACGACGGCGACGAGTACACCGTCCTCTGTCAGTACAACCGCGACCGGTTCCCGGCGGAAGTCGTCCACGACGTGCTCAAGACTCACCCGTACCTCGTCTACGACAACACCGTCTGCCGCAACGTCTACTACACCCCGCCCGAGGAGTACTTCGGCCCCGAGCGGCTATCGCGCGAGATCGACCGGAAGCTGGAGACGCTCGTCGACCGGACCGACGCGCGGTTGACGGTCACGGCCCGCGAACACTACCAGCGGGAGGTGTACGAGATAATGTCGGACTCCGACCGCGAGTTCGACGAGAAGCTCGACGCGCTGTTCGAGGTGGGGTGCGAGCGGTTCGGTCTCGATCTGGGCGGGTTAGCCCGCGTCGACCCCGAGACCGACCTGTTCGAGGTGGAGGCTATAAGCGGTGAGCACGACCACCTCGTCCCCGGGGCGCGACTCGACCTCTCTGAGACCTACTGCCGAGTCGTCGCCGACAGCGACCCGGAGCCGAACGAAGCCGTCTCCGAACCCGTCGAAATCACCGACCCCGTCGACAGCGGATTCGAGAACGCGGCCTGCTTCGCCGAGTTCGACGTGCGGGCGTACCTCGGTACCCGCGTCCCGGTCGACGGCGACGACGACCGGACGTTCTTCTTCGTCGCCGAAGAGCCCCGCGAGGAGTCGTTCACCGAGGAAGAGCGCACGTTCCACCGACTGATGGGCCAGTGGCTGCGGTACGAACTCCAGCGGCGACAGCGCGAGCGCGAACTCCGCGAGCGGACGGAGCATCTGAACGCGCTCGTCGAGACGACGCCGGAGTGCATCAAGACGGTCGCCGCCGACGGGACCCTGCTTCAGATGAACTCCGCGGGGCTCGAGATGGTCGGAGCCGACTCGGCGTCGGACGTGGTCGGCGCGTCCGTCTACGACCTCATCGCGTCCGAGGACCGCGAGCGGTTCCGCGAGTTCAACGAGCGAATCTGCGAGGGAGAGCGCGGGACGCTGGAGTTCGACATCGTCGGTCTGGACGGAACGCGCCGCCACATGGAGTCGCACGCGGCACCGCTCCGACGCCCCGACGGAGAGACCGTCCACGTGGCGCTGACGCGCGACGTCACCGAGCAAGTCGAGCGGGAAGCGGAGCTCCGTCGGGCGAAGAACCGCTTCGAGACGGTGTTCGACCGGAGCAACGACGCGATATTCGTCAACGACCCCTACGAGGACGAGATGGTCGACGTCAACCCCGCCGGACTGGAGCTCGTCGGCTACGACCGCGAGGAACTGCTCTCTTTGGGCCCGTCCGACTTCCACCCCGACGAGATGGGGCAGTTCCGAGCGTTCGTCGACGGCGTGTTCGAGAACGGTCACGGGTGGACGGACGAGCTGTGCTGTCGGACGAAAGACGGGGAGGACGTGCCCGCCGAGATATCGGCGTCGGTCATCGAACTCGACGACCGGGAGCTGATGCTCGCGGTCGTCCGCGACGTCAGCGACCGGAAGGAACACGAGCGATACCAGCGCGAACTCTACACCATCACGGCCGACCCCGAACTCGGGTTCGACGAGAAGCTCGAACGCCTGCTCGAGTTGGGACGCGACCGGTTCGACCTCGAGATGGCCGGACTGAATCACCTCCCGTCGTGGGACGGCGCGTTCCGACTCGAGAAGGGCGTCGGTCTCGATATCGACCCCGACGAGGAACTGTGGACCGACCCCGGTAACGACTGCTACTGCCGCCGGACCATCACCGAGGACGAACCGGTCGACATGGCCGACGTGCGGGACACGGAGTGGGCCGACGACGAGGTCTACCGAGAGTTCCACATCACCAGCTACCTCGGAACGAAGGTGTCGAGCGGTTCGACGCCGTACGGGACGCTGTGGTTCGGGAGCACCGAACCGCGCGAGGAACCGTTCTCGGCGGCCGAGCGGTCGTTCATCGAGTTGATGGGGCAGTGGGTGAGCTACGAAATCGAGCGCCGCGAGGACAACGAGTCGCAGCGGGAACTGTACGAGATCACCGCCGACGTGAGCCTCTCGACCGACGAGAAGATCGACCGCCTGCTGGAGACGGGGTGTGACCGCCTCGACCTCCCGGTGGGAATGTTGACCCGCGAACGGACGGAGGCGTTCGAGATAAAGCACATGCGCGGCTCTCACCCCGACCTCGACGAAGGGACGCTCACTCCGCCGCTGACGGACAACTACTGCCGCCGGGTCGTCGAGACGGGCGACTCGATCAGCGTCGGCGACGCCGGTTCGGCCGGATGGGACGAAGACGCCCTCTACTACGAGTTCGACCTCCGCTGTTACGCCGGGACGCAGGTGACCGTCGACGGCGACGCCTACGGAACCGTCTGCTTCGCGGACACCTCGCCGCGGGAGGGGTTCACGGAGGCCGAGCGGACGTTCCTCGACCTCTTGGGTCAGTGCGTCGGCTACGAACTCGAACGCAAACAGTACGAACGGGAACTCGAGGAGACGGTCGACCAACTCCAGCAGTCGAACGAACGGTTAGAGCAGTTCGCGTACGCCGCCTCCCACGACTTACAGGAACCGCTCCGGATGGTCACGAGCTACCTCCAACTGCTCGAACGTCGGTACGCGGACGCGTTCGACGAGGACGGCGAGGAGTTCCTCGAGTTCGCCGTCGACGGCGCGGACCGCATGCGCGAGATGATCGACGGCCTGCTGGAATACTCCCGGGTCGAGACGCGGGGCGACCCCTTCGAACCGGTCGAGTTGGACGCGGTGCTCGACGACGTGCGCGAAGACCTCCAGATTCAAATCGAGGAGGCGGACGCCGACATCGCGGCGGGAGAACTTCCTCGCGTGGAAGGCGACGCCAGCCAACTCCGCCAAGTGTTCCAGAACCTACTGGAGAACGCCATCACCTACAGCGGCGACGAACCGCCGCAGGTTCACGTCGACGCGGAACGGCGAGGGCGGGAGTGGCTACTCTCGGTCCGCGACGAGGGAATCGGCATCGAACCGGAGGACCAAGACCGGATATTCACCGTCTTCGACCGACTCCACAGCCGCGAGGAGTACGACGGGACGGGACTCGGACTGGCGCTCTGTGAACGGATTATCGAACGTCACGGCGGCGACATCTGGGTCGAATCCGAGCCGGGCGAGGGGTCGACGTTCTCCTTTACCCTCCCCGCGGAACAGGACCGATAAGCAGCGTCACCGTCCTCGGCGGAAACCGGCGTCCTATTCGGAACCGCGCGGACGGGAGCTGTAGGGGAGCGCATAGGGCCACTCGTCTAACTCCGCCGCCGCTTCGAGCAGTTGGTCCCTCCGTTCGCTCTCGGTGAGGCACACCTCGTCTTCGTTCTGCTCTATGATTCTCAAGTCGCGTAACAGAGGGAAGTGAAAGTGGGCTAATCGGATGTGGGCGCGTTCGATATCCTCCTCGCCGAGGGAGTCCGGCGAGGTGCGATGTCTGCGGGCGGCGACCCGGCGAGCGAGCTCTTCTTCGGCCATCCCCTCATCGGCGCGTACGAGCTCGTGAAGCAGAATCTGACGGTCAGCGCTGCCGAGCACTCGAAACGCCTCCGTCTCTTTCATCTCTACGGAGAACGGTGTTTCGTTGGGAAAGGAACCGTGGCTAAACACTTCGGTATTCACCTCGATATCCCGTAATTCACTTACAGAAATGAAGAATACTGTCAATTATAACTAATCAATTTGAACGACGTTCCGACTCTCGATGGCCGTCAGCGTAACCGAAAACATAGTCCACATGTCTTCGCGATTCACTCCGACATCGCAGTCGCGACGTTCGACGATACGGTCGCAGAGCACTCGAAAATCAGAGGTGAGATTAGGCGTCGATGAGCGTCTCTGCGGCGCGCTGTGCCGAATCCGTCTCGTCGGTCGGAACCGCGAGACGGGCTTCGGGGGAGTAGTCGAGAACGCCGGCCTCGTCTAACTTCGGCAGGTGGGCGTGGTGCAGTTTGATCTTCAGTCGTTCGAGTTCCGACGGCGTGGGGGCGTCGAACGA is part of the Halopelagius longus genome and encodes:
- a CDS encoding MEDS domain-containing protein, which translates into the protein MSKQIPTHTDQRTTPVFEGRYSPSQSSSALRGPVESLDGAEDNDHLALVYEDRAEQFAAVVPFVRDGLERGERCVYVADDNTVDEVLDAMRERGVDVDDALESGALSVHTEGEVYRRAGEFDCDAMMEFWKETLADAAAEGFSGVRAAAEMTWALDADSDHDELCEYESLLNPLYDGDEYTVLCQYNRDRFPAEVVHDVLKTHPYLVYDNTVCRNVYYTPPEEYFGPERLSREIDRKLETLVDRTDARLTVTAREHYQREVYEIMSDSDREFDEKLDALFEVGCERFGLDLGGLARVDPETDLFEVEAISGEHDHLVPGARLDLSETYCRVVADSDPEPNEAVSEPVEITDPVDSGFENAACFAEFDVRAYLGTRVPVDGDDDRTFFFVAEEPREESFTEEERTFHRLMGQWLRYELQRRQRERELRERTEHLNALVETTPECIKTVAADGTLLQMNSAGLEMVGADSASDVVGASVYDLIASEDRERFREFNERICEGERGTLEFDIVGLDGTRRHMESHAAPLRRPDGETVHVALTRDVTEQVEREAELRRAKNRFETVFDRSNDAIFVNDPYEDEMVDVNPAGLELVGYDREELLSLGPSDFHPDEMGQFRAFVDGVFENGHGWTDELCCRTKDGEDVPAEISASVIELDDRELMLAVVRDVSDRKEHERYQRELYTITADPELGFDEKLERLLELGRDRFDLEMAGLNHLPSWDGAFRLEKGVGLDIDPDEELWTDPGNDCYCRRTITEDEPVDMADVRDTEWADDEVYREFHITSYLGTKVSSGSTPYGTLWFGSTEPREEPFSAAERSFIELMGQWVSYEIERREDNESQRELYEITADVSLSTDEKIDRLLETGCDRLDLPVGMLTRERTEAFEIKHMRGSHPDLDEGTLTPPLTDNYCRRVVETGDSISVGDAGSAGWDEDALYYEFDLRCYAGTQVTVDGDAYGTVCFADTSPREGFTEAERTFLDLLGQCVGYELERKQYERELEETVDQLQQSNERLEQFAYAASHDLQEPLRMVTSYLQLLERRYADAFDEDGEEFLEFAVDGADRMREMIDGLLEYSRVETRGDPFEPVELDAVLDDVREDLQIQIEEADADIAAGELPRVEGDASQLRQVFQNLLENAITYSGDEPPQVHVDAERRGREWLLSVRDEGIGIEPEDQDRIFTVFDRLHSREEYDGTGLGLALCERIIERHGGDIWVESEPGEGSTFSFTLPAEQDR
- a CDS encoding DUF7344 domain-containing protein, producing MAVKQDGASSDRPLRNYLAVLEDEHRRAVVRVLAEEDASVSLSILAERVAVEAGNASFDAPTPSELERLKIKLHHAHLPKLDEAGVLDYSPEARLAVPTDETDSAQRAAETLIDA